One Acetobacter ghanensis DNA window includes the following coding sequences:
- the hslU gene encoding ATP-dependent protease ATPase subunit HslU produces the protein MQAPHLSPRDIVAELDRYIVGQGDAKRAVAIAMRNRWRRAQLPEAMREEVVPKNILMIGPTGCGKTEIARRLARLAQAPFLKVEATKFTEVGYVGRDVDSIVRDLVDAAIVMLKDLRRKDVEEQAAQAAEERIITVLAGEGSSADTKSKFRTMLRSGQLEDKEIDIAVTDPAPAGPTDMPGMMPGSVINIGDMMKGFMNRAPKQKKLKISAAREHLRREETERLLDSESLTREAVAHVQNNGIVFLDEIDKVCARSSETGMKGGDVSREGVQRDLLPLIEGTTVSTKHGPVKTDHILFIASGAFHLAKPSDLLPELQGRLPIRVELQPLSRDDLRRILTDPEHSLLKQYTALMKTEGVNLTFADDAVDALAELAADINDRVENIGARRLATVLEKLLEDISFTASDRQGESVVVDAAMVRDKVAPLARKGDLSRFIL, from the coding sequence ATGCAAGCCCCTCATCTTTCCCCGCGTGACATTGTTGCCGAGCTTGACCGTTATATTGTGGGGCAGGGGGACGCCAAGCGGGCGGTCGCCATTGCCATGCGTAACCGCTGGCGCCGGGCGCAGTTGCCCGAAGCCATGCGTGAGGAAGTGGTTCCCAAGAACATCCTCATGATCGGCCCGACCGGTTGCGGCAAGACTGAGATCGCTCGCAGGCTGGCCAGACTGGCGCAGGCTCCCTTCCTTAAAGTGGAAGCCACCAAGTTTACCGAGGTCGGCTACGTCGGCCGCGATGTGGACAGCATTGTGCGCGACCTGGTGGACGCTGCCATTGTTATGCTCAAGGATCTGCGCCGCAAGGATGTGGAGGAGCAGGCTGCTCAGGCAGCGGAAGAGCGGATTATTACCGTTCTGGCAGGCGAGGGTTCCTCAGCCGATACCAAAAGCAAGTTCCGGACCATGCTGCGCAGCGGCCAGCTTGAAGACAAGGAAATTGATATTGCCGTAACAGACCCGGCACCAGCAGGGCCTACGGATATGCCGGGCATGATGCCGGGAAGTGTCATCAATATTGGTGACATGATGAAAGGCTTTATGAACCGCGCCCCCAAGCAGAAAAAACTCAAGATTTCCGCAGCGCGTGAGCATTTGCGGCGGGAGGAAACCGAACGTCTGCTGGATAGCGAAAGCCTGACGCGTGAGGCCGTGGCCCATGTGCAGAATAACGGCATTGTCTTTTTGGATGAGATCGACAAGGTGTGCGCCCGTTCATCCGAAACCGGGATGAAGGGGGGCGATGTCTCGCGCGAGGGGGTGCAGCGCGACCTGCTGCCTCTTATCGAAGGGACAACCGTTTCCACCAAACATGGTCCGGTCAAAACCGACCATATTCTGTTTATTGCCTCAGGCGCGTTCCATCTGGCCAAGCCGTCCGACCTGCTGCCCGAGTTGCAGGGCCGCTTGCCCATCCGTGTGGAACTGCAACCTCTCTCGCGCGATGATTTGCGGCGTATCCTGACAGATCCCGAACACTCGCTGCTTAAGCAGTACACAGCTCTGATGAAAACCGAAGGTGTAAACCTGACATTTGCGGATGATGCGGTGGACGCTCTGGCAGAGCTGGCAGCCGATATTAACGACAGGGTCGAAAATATTGGCGCGCGCAGGCTGGCTACAGTGCTAGAAAAACTGCTGGAGGATATTTCCTTCACCGCTTCCGACCGGCAGGGAGAAAGCGTGGTAGTGGATGCCGCCATGGTACGCGACAAAGTAGCCCCACTGGCCCGTAAGGGTGATCTGAGCAGGTTTATTTT